The Oncorhynchus nerka isolate Pitt River linkage group LG5, Oner_Uvic_2.0, whole genome shotgun sequence nucleotide sequence TTGACTGCTGTTCCTCGTGTCGTCAGTTACATTGCCAGGCTAAATGTTTTCACAACCCAGGAACCACATCAACAACATGATGTAATGCTCCTCAAATCCACACAGAAACTATGCAGAATATGTCAGAGAGGAATGTACCCACCCCTTTTCTGCCTGCGCCTCACCCCAGACCCCACCCCCATCCCCTTGGCCCTCTGCATACCACTTGAGACTCCTGCTCCTAATATAGACCCAACTGGTTTGTGGGacaggcagggggagaggagccTGCATGTAGCAGGATCTAGCGTTTATTGTTGGGTGAGTTGTGCCCAAGTCTTTCATGGAGAAAATACTTATCAGGCAGGTAAGTCATGGTACACGAGTTGGCCAGATTTGTGTTTGAGAAGTGTGTGTAGGACTGAAACATTTAGGACTACAAGGAGTAAAGCTGGGGTAAAAAAATAAGTTGGTTGGATTGTAAACTGTTTTTGGTTTAGAGCTTAGTTCAACTTGATCCCGAATGTTTTCCCTTCGAGCTTCATTCCAGCAGTGATTTTAGAGCACATTTATCAAGGTGTTATAGAGTTGTTGGTGTTCTTTTTCTGTTGGTCTAGATCATGTTTCAAGAGATGCGTGAAGAATTGAAGAATTCAGGTAATTCGGGTAACcttcagtgtttgtgtgtgtgaatgtacatTTGTGTGTCTGTTTCATGGAATGAGGTGTATAGGGGATCTataactgtctctctgtgtgtgtgtgtgtgtgtgtgtgtgtgtgtgtgtgtgtgtgtgtgtgtgtgtgtgtgtgtgtgtgtgtgtgtaactttgTACCCACTTCACTTACCCATAACTTCAGAGGCTGATGCTGAGATGTACATGAAGTTCATGAAAAGTCATTGCTGCTATGAGGCCATTCCAACCAGCTGTAAACTGGTCATATTTGACACAACACTACAAGTAAGAGTCCAGGGTCGTGTAACCCACTTGTATGTTGGAACTGAACAATACAAAATAATTTGGGGGCCAAATCAAGAGTCCAGGATCAGTGTTCAGTAGGGCACATCGTAGCAAAACGTCTCACAACAGGTTACAGGAAACTAAAATCTGTGTTCTTATTTGGCAAATTCACGTAGTGCCTCCCCGTTTCAGAACATACTCTTCCTGCTGAACTCAGCCCAGATATTCTCCCTCCACTTCCCAAGGGAAAGGTCATGGTCCCTTTTGGTATGACATTTCAAGTCAGAGTTCCTCTCTCCTGTAACTACAGCTACAGTCAGTTATAGTGGTTTTCCCTTGTCCCTGCAGCAATAATTCATGTGCAGCCTCATTCCTTCTTCCCTAAAACATACTCACTACTAAGACCGGTGTTAACTGGTTGTGTTAAAAAAAATCCTATGTTTGCAGGTGAAGAAAGCCTTTTTCGCTCTTGTAGCAAACGGCTTGAGAGCTGCACCTCTCTGGGATAGCAAGACACAGAGGTTTGTGGGTAAGTGAAGAGATTAGGGGGTGCTCTCTTGCTACTTGCTTATGGCAACGCAATGTCCTGAATGATTGCAAGCTAGGGCTGGTTTTGGGGGTAGTGTGATATGAAGACTAGACACTAGCACGTATCCATGCCAATAGTGAtgagctctatctctctctctctctattgtcctcACAGGTATGCTGACTATAACAGATTTCATCAACATTCTCCATCGTTACTACAGGTCCCCATTGGTGCGTATATGAACCAAATGCCAGTCAATATCCCAGTCATAAGCATGTTTCACATTTCATGTCCAAGTCATCCCAATGTGCCTGAAATGGATTGTGTAGCTCAATAAACATCCTTAAAGATGATTTGGACATTTAACATGCAAAATGCTAATAACGGGGATATTGACCTGCATTGATTTTTGGACAAACATTCTTAAAAGTTagaaaccaaagcatggattgctgtcttaTCTTGCCATAAATTTCTTACATGGTAAGGAAaccattttgtaatttgggtggaCTATCCCTTTAAGCCTAGTCTTGGCCTATAAAGCATGTTCAATGGAGACAAGATCATGGTTGTGTGAATAACACAGAAATCATTCATCATAATTTGTCTAATATGTTTCCACCCTCCCACAGGTTCAAATGAACGAGCTGGAGAGGCATCAAATTGGAACATGGCGAGGTGATTCATTCAAGTAAATAAGCTAGAGAAAGCAAATGATACAGTGTTCTATGTCTATGGTATATACGTACATGTCTTTCTGTGActttccattctgtttatttctctctctctgcagatgtGTACCTGCAATACTCCAACCACTGTCTTCACAGTATCGCTCCAGACGCCAGGTGAATCTATGCAGCTCTCAGTCAAACCAACTCCTGTCACCTGGCTTTGCCTGAGTTGTTACTCATTTTAAAAAGTTATCAGTAAAAGTAACAGACTAAGGAAATTGAGGCTGGGATTCAGTCAATTACAGGCAGTGttctgggttgtgttcagtacgGCACActagcaaaacgttttgcaacatgACCCAGGTGTGGATGTTGGTTGTGTTCTCCAGGGTTAGACACTATAGGCCTACtcagtctcccctcctctcctttgcaGCCTCTTCGACGCCATCTATTCCCTACTGAGGTATAAGATCCACAGATTGCCGGTTATCGATCCCGTGTCCGGAAATGTCTTACACATTCTCACGCACAAGCGAATCCTCAAGTTTCTCCATATATTTGTAAGACAACATGACTTGAAGAAGATGTCTGTGTGTTTATGCTCATATCATATGGTCATCCATTTCAAACAGTGGTGTTGTGAACTGTATGTGTTGCTTTTACAATCCTTGTGttcctttttattttttaattaaaagTACTCTACACAGAAAGAGACAGTCCCAAAACCCTGCTTCATGCAGAAGACGATCCAGGACGTTGGGATCGGGACATTCCGGAACATTGCCACGGTCCAGCAGACGGCCTCAGTCTATGATGCCCTGTCTGTGTTTGTAGAGAGGAGGGTCTCCGCACTGCCCGTAGTAAACGAGCAAGGTGGGTTAACCTCATCTCTAGTTCAAAGTCGAACACTGactagtacagtatgtgtatgtccTTACGTAGGTGCCCTTCAAAAATAAAGTTTGACTTGTAAGATGTAGGCAGGCTATGTATCTCACTGTCCTTTGTACACCAAGGCAAGGTGGTGGCTCTCTACTCCAGATTTGATGTGATTGTAAGTGCCCCAAAGCTGCCCCTTACAGTTTAATTCACTTGAAAACAATACAAAATAAAGCCCTTCACATCTTTGTTGGTGCATTGTGTACATTTTTATTGTTCTCTccgctcctcttctcttcttctcggAGACAGAATCTGGCTGCCCAGAAGACATACAACAACCTGAACATGTCCATGCAGGAGGCCATCCGACGGCGCTGCTGTTTCATTGAGGGAGTCATCAAGTGCCTCCCCGACGAGACCCTGGAGACCGTCATTGATCGCATAATTAAGGCTGAGGTTAGTGTCCCACTCTGCTCccaccagggttgtattcataAGGCtccaaatggaagaaaacgggctgcaacagggagggactacttgAATGTGTCCAATTAGAAACACTTGTTatttttgctacggtgtgcactaCTGAATATGACCAAGGTCATGTCCTCTATCACAGtggccctctctctccactccacctaCCAGTTTGTTTAAAAAAGACATCAAAGTAATGGGCGCTGATATGCTGCAACATTTAGCTCTATTAGCCCACATAATGAAATATAAATAGAGTTATGGCCACTAGTATTTAAATATATTTGAATGCATTAGCTGTAGACTGTATCAGCATTAGTCCTCTGcttactgctctactctacttaATTACTGGTAAGTCCTTGTTGTGTAACCATGACCAACCCTTTCCCACCACAcactcccatcctctccccctcctgtccccaTTCTGCACCAATTATCTCCCCATTCTACCCCATCCTGCCCCCATCCACTCTCTATCCTGTCCCCATCGTgccctccgtcctctctccatcctgtcCCCATCTTACCCCCATCCTGCcccattcctctctccatcctgtcCCCATCTTACCCCCATCCTGCcccattcctctctccatcctgtcCCCATCTtacccccatcctctctccatcctctcctcaccccttttACTCCTCATCCTGTCCCCATCGTGTCCCCATCCTTTCCCCTCAGGTCCATCGGCTGGTCCTGGTGGACAAAGAGGACGTGTGCAGGgggatcatctctctctctgacctgctcCAGGCCATGGTGTTAAGCCCGGCAGGTATTGATGCCCTTTTAGCACCTGTGGGAGTCCGGCCCCCTTGCCCTTCCTCCATCTTCCACCGCCTCTAGCCCCACCTTCCTGGCCCAGGTATGTCCaccctttttctctcctctctccaatcCCCCCAGCTCACTGACTGGCTGTCCGACACACTTCTTTGACCCCCCCAcaacagctgctgctgctatacGTTGCACCCTGTTTCTCTGAGCTTCAGCCACATATCAACCCCCCACCACGtaccctgcagacacacacacacacactttctctgcaAAGGGTGATTATGATGACCTCTGACCTATCGTTCCCTGCTTGCCTGGTGCATGGGGAGCAGTATAAATCCAATGACTTTCAAAAGGACTGGAATCTTGAAGATTCCAAGCTTTTGTGGTTGACATTCTATGGACTAGCTGCAGCTAAAAGGCCAAGTTACAGTATGGCACTAGAGGAATGTGGTGATGTATCTGCATAAAGATTTGATGATATCTGATTTGATCTgcgtgccaaatggcaccctattccctatagtgtactacttttgaccagtgtccATATGAAAAATGAATAAATAGCTTGGCTTGTGCAAGCCGAAACGGTtaatctcctgtttctgtagcgtgaggcagcttgatgtacaagtacagcCCCTGgataggacactagtctgtctccggTCAGTAGTTCATTATATAGGTAATAGGTTGCCGTTTGGGATGCAACCATGTTGTTGTTAATTTGCATCTCTCAGATTGGTTTGTGTCTACGGCAAGAATCTGTAAGAATCTGTATGGAGCTTATTATCTATTTATGCTGATATAATAAGAACACACTTTGATGCACACAACCTTTTTTTATCATATGCTTTGGTTACAATCATTCCAATCTTTGATAATATTGCATTTCCActattgtttatttttattttccagaGATTTCAAGCAAATCAAACTGAGATCACTAGAGGACAATGTGAAGTCCATGGTGGATGAAAAGGGAGACCGTTTTCAAAATGTCAACATACTGTTGTAGAGAAAAACAATCTGCAACAATCAGCTGTATCAGTTGAGTTCAATAAATCACAATAGTCATTAGTTACATTTGATCAAATTGACGATACATTTGTGTTACTTTGTGTTGCGCTGAATTTGTGCTGTATTAAACATGTTCAAATCAATTTGACTTGTTTTTTTATAATGGACTTGCACAATGGATTTCACTGTTTTATGTAAGCTTTTCAGAGAAACAAGTGGAGATATAAATATAAATGGTATTTTACGTAATAATGGATAGTACTATCCAATTTATCCAGCAGATGTCAGTAAATAGCTATTGTTTTCGCAAAACCAAGCGCAGTAAACAAGGAAGCACGTGACTTGCTGAGCCAGTAAACTaggtttccactagatagcacATCTATAAAGTCTTAATTTGCTAGATCGTAAGAATTCATGAAAACgacattttagatttttggtcttaatttaaggttaggcataataTTAGCAGTGTAGTTGGGGTTAGATTTAAAATCTAATTTTAAGACGAgcaattgtagaaataggcggggtttatgactttgtggctggagTAACTAGTGACCACCAGTAACATCGGTTCCTACTTtttttttaatccatgacggGCCTTCGCGGATCTATCCGCCTATCCATACCCCGTGATCACCAAAACAACACAACAAAGTGGGGGAAAGATGGCGAGCGGAGAGGAGGCTAGATGCCCCTCTGTTTCTTCCGTACTCGAGGACCTGTTCCCTGCCGGAGGATCAGAGCAAGTATGCGGTGATGGGAACCCTGAGCTCGTGCAACTGCGGGAGCGTCTTCAAGGCTGGCTATCGCAATATGAGCCTTTGCTGTTATGGATGCAGAGGCTGCTTGTTTGGGAAAGGCCGCTCTACAGCATCTTTGTTGCTCTCACGCTGAACACCTTGTTCTGGTAATGCTAAATAATTAGTAAGAATAACTCATGTAATCAGTTATTTTGCACTGAATAGGAAGATGCACTGTAGCTAATGTCTTAgcttgatagtagtagtagctacTTACTGTAGTTTGATTGAATGACAACGATAATCCTCCTCGGGCGACAGTGACgcgctagctaggtggctaattaGCTATTTAATGATGTCTGTTGGTAGTTTGGTATGCCAAAGTTTACCCTACTATTATCGAATAAACGAGTAACGTTTCGCTAAATACTCTACATAAATTCTAAGTGCGCTATCTTTCAAATTACAGTAACTTACGTAGTTGACAGCTGTCAAATCTGGATAACAAGACGTGAGCGTTCGGGATAGAAATGTGTAAGTAAATGTAGAACAAACGTGCCTCTCCGACATGTAGACCAAGGAATCATGACGGCTGTATTCATGGCACGTTAAATCTGCAACGTTTGACAACTGAACGTGGCCAAGTTGGCAGGAGATCTGTTTTGTGTATTGTCCTGAACCAGGACAGGGGGCTAGCTGACAGTCTATTCACTCttgtggctagctagttaacgttactaACATTGGTTACATTTTAAAATGGTATGGGTTGTTTGTCTTTTTTACAGGCTTCTGTCGTCGACGTCCCTgcgtcctctcttcctcctgagTCTTTCCATTCTAGGGCTCATGCAGCTGGAGAGATGGAAGCATAAGTTACCTCTTACAACAGGTAAGTTCATAAACTCAACAAAATAGAaaacgtcctcactgtcaactgaatttattttcagcaaacttaacatgtgtaaatatttgtatgaacatgagtcaacaacagacaaactgaacaagttccacagacatgttacACATGCCTCTTGGAGGGAATGCAACACAACACtgtggagtgaaagaggtatgtgactgtaggtgcagGTAAGGATGACACCGAATTTTACCGTTAACATGGA carries:
- the LOC115129620 gene encoding 5'-AMP-activated protein kinase subunit gamma-1-like isoform X3 — encoded protein: MYPPLFCLRLTPDPTPIPLALCIPLETPAPNIDPTGLWDRQGERSLHVAGSSVYCWIMFQEMREELKNSEADAEMYMKFMKSHCCYEAIPTSCKLVIFDTTLQVKKAFFALVANGLRAAPLWDSKTQRFVGMLTITDFINILHRYYRSPLVQMNELERHQIGTWRDVYLQYSNHCLHSIAPDASLFDAIYSLLRYKIHRLPVIDPVSGNVLHILTHKRILKFLHIFYSTQKETVPKPCFMQKTIQDVGIGTFRNIATVQQTASVYDALSVFVERRVSALPVVNEQGKVVALYSRFDVINLAAQKTYNNLNMSMQEAIRRRCCFIEGVIKCLPDETLETVIDRIIKAEVHRLVLVDKEDVCRGIISLSDLLQAMVLSPAGIDALLAPVGVRPPCPSSIFHRL
- the LOC115129620 gene encoding 5'-AMP-activated protein kinase subunit gamma-1-like isoform X5, with amino-acid sequence MYPPLFCLRLTPDPTPIPLALCIPLETPAPNIDPTGLWDRQGERSLHVAGSSVYCWIMFQEMREELKNSEADAEMYMKFMKSHCCYEAIPTSCKLVIFDTTLQVKKAFFALVANGLRAAPLWDSKTQRFVGMLTITDFINILHRYYRSPLVQMNELERHQIGTWRDVYLQYSNHCLHSIAPDASLFDAIYSLLRYKIHRLPVIDPVSGNVLHILTHKRILKFLHIFKETVPKPCFMQKTIQDVGIGTFRNIATVQQTASVYDALSVFVERRVSALPVVNEQGKVVALYSRFDVINLAAQKTYNNLNMSMQEAIRRRCCFIEGVIKCLPDETLETVIDRIIKAEVHRLVLVDKEDVCRGIISLSDLLQAMVLSPAGIDALLAPVGVRPPCPSSIFHRL
- the LOC115129620 gene encoding 5'-AMP-activated protein kinase subunit gamma-1-like isoform X8 — encoded protein: MYPPLFCLRLTPDPTPIPLALCIPLETPAPNIDPTGLWDRQGERSLHVAGSSVYCWIMFQEMREELKNSGMLTITDFINILHRYYRSPLVQMNELERHQIGTWRDVYLQYSNHCLHSIAPDASLFDAIYSLLRYKIHRLPVIDPVSGNVLHILTHKRILKFLHIFYSTQKETVPKPCFMQKTIQDVGIGTFRNIATVQQTASVYDALSVFVERRVSALPVVNEQGKVVALYSRFDVINLAAQKTYNNLNMSMQEAIRRRCCFIEGVIKCLPDETLETVIDRIIKAEVHRLVLVDKEDVCRGIISLSDLLQAMVLSPAGIDALLAPVGVRPPCPSSIFHRL
- the LOC115129620 gene encoding 5'-AMP-activated protein kinase subunit gamma-1-like isoform X1, with product MYPPLFCLRLTPDPTPIPLALCIPLETPAPNIDPTGLWDRQGERSLHVAGSSVYCWIMFQEMREELKNSEADAEMYMKFMKSHCCYEAIPTSCKLVIFDTTLQNILFLLNSAQIFSLHFPRERSWSLLVKKAFFALVANGLRAAPLWDSKTQRFVGMLTITDFINILHRYYRSPLVQMNELERHQIGTWRDVYLQYSNHCLHSIAPDASLFDAIYSLLRYKIHRLPVIDPVSGNVLHILTHKRILKFLHIFYSTQKETVPKPCFMQKTIQDVGIGTFRNIATVQQTASVYDALSVFVERRVSALPVVNEQGKVVALYSRFDVINLAAQKTYNNLNMSMQEAIRRRCCFIEGVIKCLPDETLETVIDRIIKAEVHRLVLVDKEDVCRGIISLSDLLQAMVLSPAGIDALLAPVGVRPPCPSSIFHRL
- the LOC115129620 gene encoding 5'-AMP-activated protein kinase subunit gamma-1-like isoform X2; the encoded protein is MYPPLFCLRLTPDPTPIPLALCIPLETPAPNIDPTGLWDRQGERSLHVAGSSVYCWIMFQEMREELKNSEADAEMYMKFMKSHCCYEAIPTSCKLVIFDTTLQNILFLLNSAQIFSLHFPRERSWSLLVKKAFFALVANGLRAAPLWDSKTQRFVGMLTITDFINILHRYYRSPLVQMNELERHQIGTWRDVYLQYSNHCLHSIAPDASLFDAIYSLLRYKIHRLPVIDPVSGNVLHILTHKRILKFLHIFKETVPKPCFMQKTIQDVGIGTFRNIATVQQTASVYDALSVFVERRVSALPVVNEQGKVVALYSRFDVINLAAQKTYNNLNMSMQEAIRRRCCFIEGVIKCLPDETLETVIDRIIKAEVHRLVLVDKEDVCRGIISLSDLLQAMVLSPAGIDALLAPVGVRPPCPSSIFHRL
- the LOC115129620 gene encoding 5'-AMP-activated protein kinase subunit gamma-1-like isoform X6 yields the protein MYPPLFCLRLTPDPTPIPLALCIPLETPAPNIDPTGLWDRQGERSLHVAGSSVYCWIMFQEMREELKNSEADAEMYMKFMKSHCCYEAIPTSCKLVIFDTTLQNILFLLNSAQIFSLHFPRERSWSLLVKKAFFALVANGLRAAPLWDSKTQRFVGMLTITDFINILHRYYRSPLVQMNELERHQIGTWRGDSFKCVPAILQPLSSQYRSRRQPLRRHLFPTEKETVPKPCFMQKTIQDVGIGTFRNIATVQQTASVYDALSVFVERRVSALPVVNEQGKVVALYSRFDVINLAAQKTYNNLNMSMQEAIRRRCCFIEGVIKCLPDETLETVIDRIIKAEVHRLVLVDKEDVCRGIISLSDLLQAMVLSPAGIDALLAPVGVRPPCPSSIFHRL
- the LOC115129620 gene encoding 5'-AMP-activated protein kinase subunit gamma-1-like isoform X4; this translates as MYPPLFCLRLTPDPTPIPLALCIPLETPAPNIDPTGLWDRQGERSLHVAGSSVYCWIMFQEMREELKNSEADAEMYMKFMKSHCCYEAIPTSCKLVIFDTTLQNILFLLNSAQIFSLHFPRERSWSLLVKKAFFALVANGLRAAPLWDSKTQRFVGMLTITDFINILHRYYRSPLVQMNELERHQIGTWRGDSFKCVPAILQPLSSQYRSRRQPLRRHLFPTEYSTQKETVPKPCFMQKTIQDVGIGTFRNIATVQQTASVYDALSVFVERRVSALPVVNEQGKVVALYSRFDVINLAAQKTYNNLNMSMQEAIRRRCCFIEGVIKCLPDETLETVIDRIIKAEVHRLVLVDKEDVCRGIISLSDLLQAMVLSPAGIDALLAPVGVRPPCPSSIFHRL
- the LOC115129620 gene encoding 5'-AMP-activated protein kinase subunit gamma-1-like isoform X7; translated protein: MEKILIRQIMFQEMREELKNSEADAEMYMKFMKSHCCYEAIPTSCKLVIFDTTLQNILFLLNSAQIFSLHFPRERSWSLLVKKAFFALVANGLRAAPLWDSKTQRFVGMLTITDFINILHRYYRSPLVQMNELERHQIGTWRDVYLQYSNHCLHSIAPDASLFDAIYSLLRYKIHRLPVIDPVSGNVLHILTHKRILKFLHIFYSTQKETVPKPCFMQKTIQDVGIGTFRNIATVQQTASVYDALSVFVERRVSALPVVNEQGKVVALYSRFDVINLAAQKTYNNLNMSMQEAIRRRCCFIEGVIKCLPDETLETVIDRIIKAEVHRLVLVDKEDVCRGIISLSDLLQAMVLSPAGIDALLAPVGVRPPCPSSIFHRL